A stretch of DNA from Eschrichtius robustus isolate mEscRob2 chromosome 12, mEscRob2.pri, whole genome shotgun sequence:
cctgttttttttttggctcagtagtatttcattgtgtgtatatatacacaccacattgtctttatccattcatctgtcctaggttgtttccatgtcttggctattgtaaataatgctgcagtgaacatggtggCGCAGATAACTCTTCgggatagtgatttcatttccttcagatatatacctagaagtgggattgctggatcatatggtagttctacttttaattttttgaggaacctccatactgttttccacagtggctgcacgaaATGACGTTTCCACCGGCAGTGCACAAGGCTCCCGACTTGGATCATCTTAAAGGACAGAGGTTTAGAAGCATTTCGTTGTTGCAGTGATCCAAACCCACGTACCTCATTTCTTCATCAAAATCCCATTTGCTGCTCTTGCCAGGCAGAGAATATTGATGATGGGGCTGAGAGGTGTAGGTGAGGAGAAAGGGGTCTTCCTGAGGTGAATGGCAAGTGGTGGAAGGGTGGTAGCTGTTAAAATCCACATGCACCTTCTCTTCATAAAGTTCACCCCCTTGATTTGGCCAGAAGGGGTGACAGCTAGTTTTGGCTGCCGGTGGTTCCATGGGAATCTGCTGGAGAAAGGGTTCTGAAGAGCTCTGGGAAGGGGAGAAGTCGTAAGGCCAGCTGGTCAGAGGAAAAGGGTAACTGGGACAACTGTTGTCATTGGAAGGATTTCTCCCCAAAGCAACATTCTTATTCCATGTTTGCAGATCACTGTAATCAGAGAAGACTCCAGAGACGGGAGGCTGAAGCAGGTCCTGGCTGCTGGAGACGCGACTATTGGATAAATCGCATTTCTCGTAGAGCTGAGTGGGGCCCAAGGTGGGAGTGGGGTCTCTGGGGTCAGAGGTTCTCCCCAGACCATAACTCTCAGAGAAGGATGAGCCATCATTCAGTGTCTTCTGCTGGGGAACGTTACCTATTAAATGTCCACTGTAACTACCAGGCGATTGGACACCTTCCTGGAAAGACCAAGTTAAACTTTCCCAACTTTGTGTTTCACCTGGAAGAGgctggaaaggaaagagaaaagctcATGTTAATAAATTAAACTGACCTAACTACCCCAGACACCCACGAGTGACCCTGCACAAAGAAGTGCTCTGCAGATTTTCTTCATTCCTTGCGTACTTgaagcacaaacacacacagggcTTTGCACAAGCACCCAAGGCCTGGAAGAACTAAAGGCTGCTGCCATTTCCATTTGAAATCTGACCAACCAGGAAGGGCCGAATTGCCCTTTACTCAGACAGGAGTGTGTTTAAAATGTTTCCCCTCAAACGCAAGTCTGATATCCTAACTGACTCTGTGAGAAACTTGTAAGGGGCTATTTAAGAAAAATCAAACCACAGCTTCAAAGTTTTAGCTTATCCTCAGTATAACTCTCAGGGGAACCTCATTTCCCTCCttgacttttctattttttagtgCTGTGTGGATTCCATGAGACCAGGGCTTATTTTTGTTCTCAAGAGACTTTGAACTCATTTTGTTAAATTGTAGATCTCTGGAATACGAGGTGGtcaatatatttttatcaatGGAGAAAGTATATTGTCCTCCAGTTAATCGCAAGAAAGGAATCTGGTTGGGAATTAAGTTATCCTCTTATTTATGTAAAACTATCGACAGATGGGGTTGGAGAGACTGTGACCAGGGAGGGTGAGTGGGAGGAAATACCCTTCAACTTCTCCCAGGGCTGGGAGATGGGATAAGACCAGTCATTGGGATTCAGGGGCTCCTATTTCCCTACAACAGACTcagattacaattttttttcttaaggtacTTTAGAGCCTCCAGGGCTGGACTGGCTTCATTTCTGTACTCCTGAAATGTGGAACGTTGGACAGTAGAAAAAGTATAGGAATTAGTAACACTGTTAAGCAGACAAACCCACAGACCTACAGTATGACACCCACAAAGCCATGAACTTCACATCACAGTTTGACTGCGGGAAGAAGCCTCCACCCCCGCATCCCTGGATGAGCACTGTTTCCAGAAACCGCCTGGGTATTTCACCTCGGTGGAGTGCGCTAAGGAATCATCTGCTTTAGGGAAGAATGAAAAAGCACGGGGCTCGTAGTTTGTGCAGAGCATTTCATTTTGGTTCTATCAGAAATACAGAgtgattgagttatttgtagtgaggtggatggacctagagtctgtcatacagagtgaagtaagtcagaaagagaaaaacaaataccgcatgctaacacatatatatggaatctaaaaaaaaaaaaaaaaaaggtcatgaagaacctagtggcaagacgggaataaagacacagacctactagagaatggacttgaggatatggggagggggaaggataagctgggacgaagtgaaagagtggcatggacatttatacgctaccaagtgtaaaatagatagctaatgggaagcagccgcatagcacagggagatcagctcggtgctttgtgaccacctagaggggtgggatagggagggtgggagggagggagacgcaagagggaagagatatgggaacatatgtgtatgtataactgattcactttgttataaagcagaaactaacacaccattgtagagcaattatactccaataaagatgttaaaaagaaaaaaagaaatacagagtgCCAAACATAGGTTAAGTACTAATTCGAGTCTCTTTTTAATAGTAGGGAAGATGATTCTGAAATTCTATGGACTTTACAGTTGAGGGCATGCTACAAAGATggtagaaatgaagaggaaaccgCAGGTTCAGTTTCTTTGGCAGAGGCTGGCTCACAGGTGAGCCTGAAGGTACGTGATTTTCGGCTTCATTTGTAGGTAAGGGACAAGGAAATCTACTGCCGCCACCACAGGGGTGGCAAGTCGTCGTACGTTTTGAAGCTGCACGGGGCAAGGTTACCTTTATCTGTGGGCCCTGTTTCAGCTTCGAGGAGACAGAGGAAGACGCCGAGTGCGTTTTCTTCATTGCTCTTCTGGCCTCGGCTTCCAATTTGGTTTCTGGCTTTGGATGATCATGCTCTCCCTTTGACTTAGAGGAGATGAAGCAGTGAAATAAATAACTAGATGCACTTCACAGTGTGTAAGGCTTTATCCTGTGCCCTGCCGTCGGACTGGGTACTGCTGCAGTTGACTACTAAGACAAGATTGGAgcaagcttttgtttgttttaattaagtTTTATTAGAGTACAgcggctttacaatgttgtgttagtttctaccgtacagcaaagtgaatcagctatatgtatacatatctccccacttttctggatttccttcccatttaggtcaccacagtgcattgagtagagttccctgtgctgtacaataggttcttattagttatctactttatacatagtatcaatagtataaaaaatatagtgtatatatgtcaatatataTGGGAGATAtgtatatggagatatatgtatctcccagttcatcccaccacccaccctttcccccttggtggaGCACCCACCATGCACTCTCCTGCTTGCCCATCTGCCTCTGCTGATGATACTCGTTCCTTGCGTGGTGCCTCTCTCCAGCCTGGCCAAGTCACATTCACAGTGATGACAAGTAATGCTGATTACATACATTCTCCCTGAACCTTCGGCACAAGGCTGTGAGGGCTATACCGTTATCGTCCTCACCAGGAGGCATGGAGGGGTTATACCACCTGGGAAACCTCCCCTAGTACGTGCGGGAGGTAGGATTCAAAGTGTGCCAGAGCCAGCCAGGCCGAAAGCCACTTGTTGGCCATTCAGGAATTTGTGAGCTGGTTGTTAAAAACAGCttgacactttgctgtacacctgaaactaacacaacattgtaaaccaactacactccaataaaattaaaattaaaaaaaatatgtttgatGAAGAAACCGAATgaacaaagaggaaagaagggaaagaaaatttcAGCTCATCTTGCACACTTCTACCAAAGAAATCTTTCCAGAGAACCTCTGTCAAGCTTAAAACCTTCTATTCTCTTTTACcttcaatattaatttttaatgtgttttgccATGAAACCCCATGTTCAATCTTATGATCGTATAATTAGTATGAAAGAATATATAGTAAACTAATTAgctttttcaaacaaacaaataaaatggctTGATATCAGCCATGATGGGAATAGTTATGTCCTAGAAACTGGCAAACCCTACACAtcagaacattttcttttcagaGGCAAGTTTAGCACggactcaaacccaggcagtccaaCTGTCAGACACCACTGTTTCTACCACCTCCCCCATGAGGACTTCTTAACACCACATTTTACAGAAAGCTGGGGCTTAGGGGAGTAAGGCAACGTGTCCACGTCTACAGAGCTGGGTCTGCGGAAGGCCAGTGCTTGCCTAAGTAGATTACTGACCGCAGCATCCCCTTCGGAGTCTGAGGCAGGGGCGGCCGCCCCTGTCCTGGGCTCCAGCCCCTGACTCCTCTCTCAAGGTTTGGGGTACAGACGTTTGCTCGCCCAGAGGGTCCCCCAGGGAGGGTGCAGGCTCCCCTCCACCTGTGCATTTCCTGGAGGAAACTCCTGCTGGTGCTCTGTGAAGAGTTCCTGAATTAAAGAGAAATGGAATCTCTAACTCAAATCCAACCTGGAAAAATATGAAGCGTCCGTCGTGCCTCCAGAAGTTAGTGACAGGAAAGCCCCCGTGGCCTCGGCAGGGAATGAGCTTCAGGGGCCCATCGCAGTTGGGACAGCGTTTCCCTACAAAGGAGCAGAGGAAGGTGACCTGAGTCTGTGCGGCCCTGCCGATTTCAGATTCCTGGGTGGCAGAGAATCCACCTGGGCACAGTTTTATAGGCTTTCATACACTGGGCATGACCCCTGAGCCTAGGAGGCCAGACCACCAAAGCAGCCCAGGTCACTCTCACACGTGGTAGAGGAAGCAGTTGCCTACAGAGTGGGATATTTTACAGGACAGGGGAGAGCTCctttgagcaaaaaaaaaaaaatccttccctccTTATTTACTGATACTTGAAATTCTTTGTagagaagcagaagaaaattCTTTCACTTCACAATTAGAACTAAGGGTCAAGGAGCAAAACCACATGACGCGGCTACTAAAGTTTCACTAAAGTGTAAATGACTGATACCAGATCCTGCCCTAGAGCaagttttgaaaacaaattgCAAGGAAAGAACATGAAGTAACTTGAGGTCTGAAGTGGGCAAGGCACAGGGAATGCCAAATGCATCTATTTCACAATCTGATGAAtatgataaacaaacaaaatgaagaattatCTCAGCATGTGATTATGGCATGAACCTAAATGGCATGGAATTGAGTCTAACCTCAGAGTCAGTGCCGGCTCCCACTCCAGATCAAAGCACTCACTGAGATCATTTTGGGGACCCCATTCCCCAAGATGTGAGGTGGCAAGCGTGATACACAACTTCCTCGTAAACTTCAGGTGGGTGTGCTGGTGAATTAATGTTAGTTCCCTAAGTGATGTGTCTTCCTTTTAACAGAGGCCCCGAGTCAGGCGTCTGAACCCAAGGGAGGTTAATGGTGGGTGCCCTGGGCGTGGCAGATCTTTGGGACGGATACTGGAGCCCAGGGAGCTGGCTGGCTCTCCTTAATATAATCTAAAGGACCGGCCTTGGTCTCCACCACCCTCCAGTGCGAAGGATGGGCCCTTGGGAGGTGCGGGGACGTCGTGGCCCCTCGGGGCAGGAGCCCCACTCACTCTGCTGCTTCTGCCGGGCCTTGTCGCAGATGGCAGGCCTCAGGTAGACCTTGCGGCCCTCAGCGACTAGGCAGTCGCGGCTGCAGACCACCACGCCCAGGCAGGACTTCTTGAGGATGCGGGAGTTGTGGTTGTTGGTGTTGCGCATGGCCCAGCTGCTCACGTGCCGCTGCGCGTTTCTGTCCTCCGAGCTGTAGATGTGCTTCTCGTGGGCATCTGGCCACTCCTGGAACCAGTCCGTCTTTTTCACATTCTGATGAAAACACAGAGAATATCATTATAGTTTCAGCTGGAAAACACCACTGTGCTTAAAGCTGCTTTTGGCGCTCGAGAGCTGGGCGCGAGACCTTTAGCAAAGACCAAGCTGGATTTCACTCCGCCGTGGCGGTCTGAGCGCGCACAGCACAGCCGCGAGCACGTGATTCCTGGGTCCACCCAACATGTGCTCCCTGGACCAGAGTGAGTTGTGATGCCGCCCGTCTACCCCGACTGATGTTTCTCTAGCCTTTGGTGGTAAGAGTGAGGACCGTTTCACTGAGAATGTTGGAGGGTGCAGTAACATGATTGTGCTCTTGCACAATGACGGTGGACGGCACTGGGGCAGGGCAGCGAGATTAATGTCTCTCGCCGGGCGGTGGTTACCTTGTTGGGAAAGCGGAGGGTTTATACAAAGCCACCTGAGACACGCGGTGGAAGGCTGGAGAGCCGCTTTCTCCCCCGTGGAGATTTTCTCCCCTTTGCTCTACACTCATGTTCATGCACCTCAAACAGGGCAGAGGGGTAAGGAAGAGTTTACTTTGACTGGAAACATCTATGTTCTTGCCCAGGACGGGCACAATTCCCTGCCCATGAATAGCTAACTAAATTCTCCTTTGAGTGGGCAGAGACACAGGATACTCAACCCTTATAGCATAAGTTATTtggctttctgtgcctcagtttctttatctgcatAATAGGGATAACTAGACCTGCCTACCTCAAGTGGGTCTGAGAATTAAATaggataatatataaaaattacttcGCACAACACCTAGCCCGGAGGGAGCTCAGAATAAATGTTAGTCACTGAAGTTGTGGCTCAAAAGGATGTGGCGTTTGACAGATTCTTAGGGTGAGAATCATTAAGGGGTCTCAGTAGTCAAACTTAggctgtgcccccccccccacccccgtagcTTCCAGAGCCTTGGTATAAGAACATATTCAACAAGAAGATTCTAGAAGGTTATTGTAGAAGATTCTAGAAGCTCCAGGAAGAGAGATCAGGGTGCCTCTCCTTTGCTTCCCCAACAAGGAAACACAGCATAGGATAGGAAAGGAAAGGCAAGAtgtttgagaaggaaaaaaagcaaacatcATTAGGATGGAAGCGCAACTCAGGGAAATCGGTGTCTCTTCAGTTAGATTTCAAGTTTAGAACATGCCAAAGAACTTTGTAACGTGAGACTCGGGGCAGGTGACTGTCTCTGAAGCCGAATTTTGctcttctctaaaatggggaCATTGATAAAACATGCTTCACAAAAGTACTGTGGAGAGCAGATGTGTTGTGAACtgtaaattttatgtaattaatGATAGTTGTCATTTGTACGGAACTTCATGGGAACTGAGGTGGGTCTGAGGAAATAGAAATGAGAGGTTTTATGTACATGAGAGGTAGTACTAGTTAATAGCGAAGAGTTGTGGTCTGAAAACTAGGGCCATGGGCCTAATCCAGCCCaatgcctgtttttataaatcaagttttattggaacccagccatgTTCATTCAAGTGTTGTCTGTGGATACATTTACACACCATGGCAGAGTCCGGTAGTCGCAGCCGAGACTGTATGGtccgcaaagcctaaaatatttcctatctggTCCTTCACAGAGAGCTTACCAGCCCCTGGTAAGAGCACAGCCTGTGAAGGCCCTGGGTGAGGG
This window harbors:
- the GCM1 gene encoding chorion-specific transcription factor GCMa; this translates as MELENVDSEDKETLSWDINDMKLPQNVKKTDWFQEWPDAHEKHIYSSEDRNAQRHVSSWAMRNTNNHNSRILKKSCLGVVVCSRDCLVAEGRKVYLRPAICDKARQKQQRKRCPNCDGPLKLIPCRGHGGFPVTNFWRHDGRFIFFQSKGEHDHPKPETKLEAEARRAMKKTHSASSSVSSKLKQGPQIKPLPGETQSWESLTWSFQEGVQSPGSYSGHLIGNVPQQKTLNDGSSFSESYGLGRTSDPRDPTPTLGPTQLYEKCDLSNSRVSSSQDLLQPPVSGVFSDYSDLQTWNKNVALGRNPSNDNSCPSYPFPLTSWPYDFSPSQSSSEPFLQQIPMEPPAAKTSCHPFWPNQGGELYEEKVHVDFNSYHPSTTCHSPQEDPFLLTYTSQPHHQYSLPGKSSKWDFDEEMRYVGLDHCNNEMLLNLCPLR